The Rhododendron vialii isolate Sample 1 chromosome 5a, ASM3025357v1 genome contains a region encoding:
- the LOC131326889 gene encoding protein CANDIDATE G-PROTEIN COUPLED RECEPTOR 7-like, protein MHQLTFLLILFFFLVVQMPSTIGDVKTVTISSDSRPNILFEDFCFDLTGHVTLSISNVSINTISTTPINSSRIGFFFGDLSVLVYYGFLITGQEGKTCIVESPHLIPGLFQPIATFAELSPPPQSSVSKTLPIPAFTVNNETRPVHSPDHLGIYFSNCEPNTSVSMHVHVETYNVDRDGKDYLEVGRTQLPMIYFIFSVLYLPFLALWVYICYKNWSFIRKIHILMAILVVMKSLNLFFEAEDKHFIKVSGTPHGWDLWFYLFHCLRALLLLTVIMLIGTGWTILKPTLHANDKEILATGVTIQVFASIAHVYTDEIGPSNRYYLFLTLVLLLVDLVGFAIVFVPIDSSIKTLKEAAEMDGTAAQDLGKMRLLRNFNGCVLVFWQLKWLAWIYVSTIPEDDCGLEWLIVTVEETVAIGFYVGMFYLFRPREQNEYFIVQDEETALATIRREFESDSD, encoded by the coding sequence ATGCATCAACTTACCTTTCtcctcatcctcttcttcttccttgttgTTCAAATGCCATCAAcaattggagatgtcaaaacagtTACAATCTCCTCAGACTCTCGTCCCAACATCCTTTTTGAAGATTTCTGTTTCGATCTCACCGGTCATGTCACTCTCAGCATTTCCAATGTCTCCATCAACACCATCTCTACCACCCCAATAAACTCATCGCGTATAGGTTTCTTCTTTGGCGATTTATCTGTCCTCGTATATTATGGATTTCTGATAACTGGTCAGGAAGGAAAAACATGCATTGTTGAGTCCCCCCACCTAATCCCAGGACTTTTCCAACCCATAGCCACATTTGCAGAACTCTCACCTCCTCCCCAATCTTCCGTCAGTAAAACCCTCCCCATCCCTGCTTTTACTGTGAACAACGAAACCCGCCCCGTCCATTCACCAGACCATCTCGGAATCTACTTTTCCAATTGCGAGCCGAATACCTCCGTCTCAATGCACGTTCACGTAGAAACCTATAACGTAGACCGAGATGGCAAGGACTATCTTGAAGTCGGTAGAACTCAATTGCCAATGATCTACTTCATTTTTTCCGTTCTTTACTTGCCGTTTCTAGCCTTGTGGGTGTACATATGCTACAAGAATTGGTCGTTCATTCGCAAGATACACATTCTAATGGCCATATTGGTCGTAATGAAATCGTTGAATCTATTTTTCGAGGCAGAGGACAAGCACTTCATCAAGGTCAGTGGAACCCCTCATGGATGGGACTTATGGTTTTATTTGTTCCATTGTCTTCGAGCTCTGTTATTGCTAACCGTAATCATGTTGATTGGGACTGGTTGGACAATCTTAAAACCAACTTTACATGCCAACGACAAGGAAATTTTGGCTACGGGCGTAACAATTCAGGTTTTTGCTAGCATAGCCCATGTTTATACCGATGAAATCGGCCCGTCAAATAGGTACTACTTGTTTTTGACTCTGGTGTTATTGCTTGTCGATTTGGTGGGCTTCGCGATAGTTTTCGTTCCGATTGATTCGTCCATCAAAACACTCAAGGAAGCCGCCGAGATGGATGGAACTGCTGCGCAGGATCTCGGAAAGATGAGACTTTTGAGAAATTTTAACGGATGCGTGCTTGTTTTCTGGCAATTGAAGTGGTTGGCGTGGATTTATGTCTCTACGATTCCCGAAGATGATTGTGGTTTAGAGTGGTTGATCGTTACGGTTGAAGAGACTGTTGCCATTGGATTTTACGTTGGCATGTTTTATCTGTTTCGGCCTCGGGAGCAAAATGAGTATTTTATTGTTCAAGACGAAGAGACGGCTCTCGCTACGATTCGGAGAGAGTTTGAATCAGATTCGGATTAA
- the LOC131326890 gene encoding protein CANDIDATE G-PROTEIN COUPLED RECEPTOR 7-like, with amino-acid sequence MEPLCHSKRLFVVAVVCVLGAILQAFRFLFLVVGTEQLAHITDKMHQINSLLVLFFFLLFRIPSTTGDIKTATISSDSRRTILFEDFCFDLTGHLSLNVSNVSFTTTSTIPINTSRIGFFFGDLYALEYYGMVILDQEGKTCILESPNLIPGLFQPIATFAELSPPPQSSVSKTLPIPPFTVNNETRPVHSPDHLGIYFSNCEPNTSVSMHVHVETYNIDRNGKDYLEVGRTQLPMIYFIFSFLYMPFLALWVYICYKNRSFVRKIHILMVILVVMKSLNLLFEAEDKHYIKVSGTPHGWDIWFYLFHFLRALLLVTVIMLIGTGWTILKPTLHAKDKETLAVGVTIQVFASIVHVYTDEIGPSNSNYLYLTLALCVVDLMGFTIVFAPIYSTMKTLKDAAKTDGTAARDLGKMRLLSYFNGCVLAFWQVKWFAWIYVNRFSSDTDEDCGLEWLIVTIEEIVALGFYIGMFYLFWPREQNEYIVVQDEETALATIHSEFADI; translated from the exons ATGGAGCCATTATGTCACA GTAAGAGGTtgtttgttgttgctgttgtgtGTGTGCTTGGTGCTATTCTCCAAGCGTTTCGTTTCCTATTTCTCGTTGTAGGGACTGAGCAATTG GCACATATCACCGACAAAATGCATCAAATTAACTCTCTCCtcgtcctcttcttcttccttctttttcgaATTCCCTCAACAACGGGAGATATCAAAACGGCAACGATCTCCTCAGACTCTCGTCGAACCATCCTTTTTGAAGATTTTTGTTTCGATCTCACCGGCCACCTTTCTCTCAACGTATCCAATGTCTCATTCACAACCACCTCTACCATCCCTATAAACACCTCACGAATAGGTTTCTTCTTTGGCGATTTATACGCCCTCGAATATTATGGAATGGTGATACTTGATCAGGAAGGAAAAACATGCATTCTTGAGTCCCCCAACCTAATCCCAGGACTTTTCCAACCTATAGCCACATTTGCAGAACTCTCACCTCCTCCCCAATCTTCCGTCAGCAAAACCCTCCCCATCCCTCCTTTTACCGTGAACAACGAAACCCGCCCCGTACATTCACCAGACCATCTCGGAATCTACTTTTCCAATTGCGAGCCGAATACCTCCGTCTCAATGCACGTTCACGTAGAAACCTATAACATAGACCGAAATGGCAAGGACTATCTTGAAGTCGGTAGAACTCAATTGCCAATGATCTACTTCATTTTCTCCTTCCTTTACATGCCGTTTCTGGCCTTGTGGGTGTACATATGCTACAAGAACAGGTCATTTGTTCGCAAGATACACATTCTAATGGTCATATTGGTCGTAATGAAATCGTTGAATTTATTGTTCGAGGCAGAGGACAAACACTACATCAAGGTCAGTGGAACCCCTCATGGATGGGACATATGGTTTTATTTGTTCCAttttcttcgagctctgctaTTGGTAACCGTAATCATGTTGATTGGGACTGGTTGGACAATCTTAAAACCAACTTTACATGCCAAGGACAAGGAAACCTTGGCTGTGGGCGTAACAATTCAGGTTTTTGCTAGCATAGTCCATGTTTATACCGATGAAATCGGCCCGTCAAATAGCAATTACTTGTATTTGACTCTGGCGTTATGTGTGGTCGATTTGATGGGCTTTACGATTGTTTTCGCTCCAATTTATTCGACGATGAAGACGCTCAAGGACGCCGCGAAGACGGATGGAACTGCTGCGCGGGATCTGGGAAAGATGAGACTTTTGTCATATTTTAACGGATGTGTACTTGCGTTCTGGCAAGTGAAGTGGTTTGCGTGGATTTATGTCAATAGATTCAGCAGCGATACTGATGAAGATTGTGGTTTGGAGTGGTTGATAGTTACAATTGAAGAGATTGTTGCCCTTGGATTTTACATCGGAATGTTCTATCTATTTTGGCCTCGGGAGCAAAATGAGTATATTGTTGTTCAAGATGAAGAGACGGCTCTTGCTACCATTCACAGTGAATTCGCAGATATTTGA